The stretch of DNA GAGACTCCTTCTGTCCCACAGTTCAGTTTTTGGATTGAACTTCTACACAGGACACACAGGAGAGAGATTATGACACACAGCATCATGCTGTCATGTTGACACCTGTGCATGCTTAtttggttttacttttattttattatattttgtttacGTACCTAATGTAACCACCAGGAAGATGATGACAGCCACACCCAGCAGTATCGCCAGGGTGCTGAGGACCATTGTTAGACGCCCATACTTCCTGGCTCCTTCAATATCTCCTGTTTGGAGAACAGACTTCGACTAGAGGAGAGGGATGAGAAATAAGGAGATTCTCAGCCAGTATTTCAAGGCAATATGctatagaataaaaatatatatatattggggGATAACACAAGGTTTAATATCTCTATAGAAAACACTCAATTATCTGAAGCCAAAtcttcatggaaaaaaaaatgtaaataaatgtaacactCACCACATTCGCATACCATAACGCACATATGTTGAAAGGCGGGGCGGGGCAGAAACAGGACAGCACTGCGAGCCAGAGGTAGCTCGGGGGTTCGGACCCGGGTGGTACCGGGGACGGCAGCGGGCCCAGGCTGAGCCGGGATAAGGACTTGGGTGGGGGCGGCAGCTGCCCGACGGAGCCCGACTTCAGCGGTGATCTGTGTCCGTTCTGCTCCGAGTCCAAGGACCGGACACTCCCTCTGATGTTGAGGCTGAAGGAGTCGGCTGGTTTGACGTTGCTCTCGCCGCTGGGCTCGGTGGTCGCGGTGCTCAGCAGCTTCTCCGTGTCCAGGAAATCGGTCGGGTTGGAAGTTTCCCTCTCGCCAAGGGCGCTTTTCCCAAAGGCAGCATCAGTGTTGATAGCCATCACTGAAAGATAAGAATTATCTCCAATTCGCGTTAGGTGACTCGCCGTGCCGCTTTCCCGTGGATGGAGTTGCTGAAGAGTCTTCCCTCAGATGTTCTCCGTTGGGGGTCATCagattaaatattataaattcAGAGAACGCAGTACCGTCGATGCAAACTATTTAATTAAGCAGTCTAACTCCATCAAAATTTCTTATTGATGAGCGGGATGTTATTGATGTCTGAGTCTCTCTCGCGTTTAGTTGGCGGGGAGCGTCCGGGCGCGTGCCTTGCCTCTtaccccccacctccctctaTTATGTAGTGAGGTATTACCGCATCCCGTACATCTTCACAGCGCATCACCAGTGCCCGAGGCGTACTTAGTCATCAGAGAACGAGTGTGACAATGCAAAAACAACGATTAAACCCCTTTTGAGTGAACACGCGCGGTGCGTAAAAGCTTTCCATTTACGCGCGGGGGCAGGAGCTGTATCAGCATATAGGACGAGGGGTGCGGTGCGTgcgagggggagggagggctcGAGAAGCAAAGTTTTATTCTGTTGAAGTTTATCAGGAGCCTCGCTGTCAGTCAAGCTCCACATAGTGTTCTGCTAAATCTGACTTTTCCTccatttataaaaatgaaaaccacgAGCTTGTTGGTTAACTAACCTATACATAACTATACACATATAATAATATGTGCACGTTATTATATGTgcaacataatttaatttaggcAATGAAATAACACAGtgtatgtgttatttttaatcctTGTATAGAGTTACTTTTACTCATTGggttaaaaataacacatgcaCTGGGTTATTTCATTGCATTactacttttatattttaaaaataatggcaataaaagttataataataaatgagtgCTAACTTAACCTAGTTAATAAATGtcaaagaataataaaaaacaaaacaaaacatgaaactcACTTATGAACCACAATTTTGATTTATATTAagttaaaaactgtttaaaatgtaaataaatattcattttaacctATCAGACAAATCTTGTGTCCCAGGCGCTCTTCAGTCTCCTTCTGTCCACTCAGATCCAGACAAAACCagatttcaacaataaatgagCGGGAAAGTGAATGAACCAGGAGTTGGGTCGAATTAACACAACCAGGTGTTCAGCTATAAATGAACCCCTTTCAACCATCATTGACCCAATGCAGAACAACCCAGCAATGTGTTCACAGTGCCTGAAATAACCCAGAAATATGCATCTGTGTGAGTGGGAAGAGAaatccacatatatatatatgtgaaacCATATAATAACCACTATCATGCTGCAAGTACCTATAAGACGATAATAGTTTGGTCAAGTTGACAAAAATTCTCATTTGAGAGGCAGTGACGCTCTATATGAAGAAGGTGCCAGTCTGGACTATTATTAAAATACAGGTTGCGTCCATGGATTCATGCTGTTGACGCTAAATTGCCGACTGTACCATCTGCAGCTTCAGCAGACCAGGTTACAATTTTTCCAGACATCATCCATGCAGGTCAGGTGAGACTGTGTTTGAGACCCAGCCTGATGTAGTTGTCCATCAAAGTCTGTAATGCTCCTCTCCTCAATTATAGTTGTAAAGAGTTGCTGCACTTTTGCTGCCGACACTGGATACTCTTCCCTGAACTCAAGACTgatgatggatgtttttttttttgacaatctTATTAGATCAGCTAAAACCCCCACTCTGTCTCTCCACTCAGCGTTGCCTTGCTGCCATATCATTTGTTGAATGGATGATTGCACGAGCAAGCAGGCGTGCAGGTGCTCTGTgcaaaggaaaaaggaaagatcCTGCACTGGAAATGTCACTTGAAGAAAAATGCGTACGTTATTAGCAAAGTCAACTCTTAAGCTTCAAAGCAACTTCTATCTCAAGccataaaataaatgcagtggCTTAAAAGATGCAGTATTTCCTTGagtaaatatgttttcagtAAACTGGCTCCACTACTTCTCTGATTGTGAATGTATCTCCATTAATTGTAGCATCTGGATCCGGCCACtgcatttaatcatttttggCCATTTACAGTGTCTGTCACGTGGTGACTTGTAAAGTGCAATGGAATCTCTTGATTGAATGTGTTGCTCTGTTTATCgctgcacacacaaataatgttttacaccgaaataaaaaaaaagaccttttgCTTAAACTTTGCTTAAAGCTTAGTAAAGCAGTTAGTAAAGGCAAATATTGGTGATGATGAATTATGTGTCATGACAGTGAACCAGACACACAGCACCTCCCCTACGTTGAATGTAAACATGATTAATGCACCACTGTTTCAACAGTACAAGATGtcagctctggaaaaaaaaagtgtattcaTCCACATGAGGTGGCAACAATCCAGTCTGACTTTATTTCCTGTACTGTCCTACAGTGAATCCCTTTGCTCTCACGCCTTCAGCCACGATTCAGCCTCAGTTTTGCAGAGTGTTACTCCGCCTAGTGGTAATTTTAAGGAACTGCACCGAGACCGAGTttaactcaactttatttaaccGTACACAAAATTCCTTTTTGGTTATTgcaaaacacatcacaatttaTCTGCATTTAACACCCGTGCACCCGTTCAGATTATGAAGAAccctttaaaaacaattaaaggaCCATTGAAAATGACCTTGACTTGACGTGAGTGAACAGTAACGAAGCTGTTCTTTAACTTGCACATGGAAACTGCTGCAGATATTGTGCAGCGTTCGACATTTTCACCTTCACCAAGACTCACCAAGGTCCTCCTCTAGTTTGATAATCTTGTGACTTCACCAGTGAACACACTGTGAAAGAATTCCTTGAAGCCGCCATTGATGCCTTCAGGCCTTGGGGAACAGACATtaaggtactttttttttttttttttgcgttctCCCTCTGGTTTATAAGTAACAGCAGTCTGTGTTCACACAGTCGTGACTAAATGTCAGCTTGTTGACTTGTCATGCAAGATTAAGGCTCGGAGAGAACAAAGGCTGCGAAGTTATTGCACATCTGAGACGAATTTGCTTTGacaattttacttttaaagataATCTGATTTCCCTCTAATGCTTCTCATTCTCCTGatactttaaatttaaaaggtgTGCGAGTGCGTTGTTATTTTTGAACAGCTAAGCCTTTCACTGCTGGTATGCGTTTCATTGACGGCAATAATAAATcagaactttgttttttttccaccctttATTGTAAGAAAAGAACACACGAGATACAATTAAAGCAGCTTTTGacgaataatgaaataaaccttATAAAAACTTTAATGCGACCAAAACAGGAATATAAACAATGGCTGCCTTAAAACTCTGGCAGGTTATAGAAGCCCGAACACCGAGAGAGTGAAAACAACCATCTTCCTCAGTGCCGTTTCCACCGCCCTTCCATCCGCTTCCTTTCCTTGAGTCATCCGGGGCAGGGCTGACCAGAGCAGTTCTTCAGCTGGCAGCTTTAGCATGTGTACAGGAACATAAAGCTTGCCAGTGAAGAACTGCTGTGTGTCAGCCATTTGGGGCCAAGGGTGAGGGAGCTCTGGGAGTCAGCCAGCGAGCGTGAGAGCTTCAATCCGACAGCCGTGGAGTGACGCACGCCCGCCGGTGGAGGCACGAATGCtgactccttctccttcctccttctgctgctgctgctctgtgtgtgctgctatatctgcagaaagaagagaagaagaagaagaagaagaggagattgTTTAACTTCCCCCTCTAAACTCTCTAGTAGCGTGGGCAAGAGGTGGCCTGCAGCCAGTCGCACACTTGTACAGTAAGTGGGTGCAGTCGAGCCACAGTGTGTGTGATCAGCTGTGAGTAAGTGGGTGAAATGAGCTGATCTGTAAGAACGCCTGGGGAGATGCACACAAGATCATGCGTCAGATTACCGACAGGGTTACATGCATCAGCAGCTCAGCTCTGCCTCTGCATGCTGTACAGTgccagcaaaaaaagaaaagaaaaaaaaaaaatccttaaataTTCTCTTAAGTTTTGATGCCGAAAATCACCGACCGGCCtcacgatttatttatttatttattcccgtTACCGTGGTTACAAAGTATGAGCaagaggggagaagaggagTAGACTGCCAGTGCATGAAAGCAGAAATCCTTTCAGACGTAAAGAGACTTAAAGTAAATGTACAGGTGTGCTCCAGACCGAGAAAACCTGTGGCTGCACTCGATCTTCATTCTCTGCAGCTGCCTCAAAAGCTGAAACTGTGAACATGTGGTGCAGAAAGCTAGCAGGACGGAGGAGACGGCCGACTTAAAGCTACAGTCCTCACCTATGAGGACGAGCCTGggttagttttttatttttattttattttatttttttaggctGTAATTCTTCCTCTGAAAATAAGAGTTTCTCCCTTTTCATGTGGAGCGGCAGAAACTTTTCCAGCAGAGGCGGTGAATTCACGGAACCCGAGTTACATCCATAACTCTTGCCTCGTTACCATAGGTTACTCGGTCTCCGTAGCTACGATTGCTCTCCATTTCTGAAAAACAACCATTGCTGGTAGACATAAAATGCTACTGGTACGCCGGAGCAGAAATGTCTCCTGTAGTCTGCTAAATACAGAGCTTTACCTGCTATTGGTCAGTGTCATCGTCATTTTGCGGCCTCGTTCGACAAAGGcttaaatgcaacatttgtcCTGCACTGAAGCTACATACAGCAAATGTCTTGCATAGGCAGCGTCCTCCAAATATCTTTTTACTGACAGTTAAATACAGGTAAGGTTTGTATCTAAATTGATTAGCTTTAGCAATGCTGAAGACAGCTGGGCCACGGCTAAATTTTAGCTCGTGGCTCTCAGAAGATCATGTGTCCAGACTTTTCCGTAGTCATCGCTCACATCTGCAGGTTCGGGTGAAATATCTCAAAGGTGTGTTGTCCTAACTGAATACCGACACGATATTAATGAAATTCCCATCAGTCTCAGCTTTAATTCGCGCTGTATTACGTAGCCCAGGAAATGTTAGCACGCTGAAATTAGCATTTCACCTTTCAGATTCATTTGGCTGTCCACTTTGTCTTTTAATCATCATCAGAAACGTGAAATACATAACATCCGCTCTGAGGTTAAATAAACGTGACCAAGCACACATAAGGTTTTAGCTGGTCTGTGCTTTTCTGGCTTTCAAGAATGTAATCTTGAGGTAATCTTGAGATATTGAGGACATgcttctctgcctctctgctggGCGATGAGTAACACATGCTGTACATTCCTGCAGTAAGGAGAGCCAGAATAATCCCAGGTATTTGAGAGCCCTGTAGCCTTTAGACTGTGCACAAGGATGataggaggggagggagagggggggcacTTATGAAATCATTTTGCCTCACACTTGTTTTGGGTTTTTACGTAAGACCGTCGTTTATATCCAGGCACGTAACTCTGGTAAATTAATATGGAAAATAGTCAGGGTGTGGCccgggaacaaaaaaaaaaacctcctgacAAATATGTCATGACTTCCTTTTATTCTGAAGTGGGTGAGTCAGCAGAGAGGACCTGCTGTGAACATGTCGTGACTAGAAAATGTATCTATAATCAAatctatttctctttttttttttttttatgagatttACACTTGTTCCTCACTCAAAGCAAAGTCAGATGAACCTTCAAAAATCACGTCTCGCCTTCTGGGAGCTCACAAATGGTTCCAGTGGAAGTTTAATCTCCAAAGCTCCGTCTGTGGGAGTCTCGCCTCTCCTCTGCTTCACGAGTCAAAGCTGAGGCTCGTTAGCCGAATGCGAACCTCTACCTCTAAGCTAGCCCCGTTCTCTTTcgctgtctttcttcttcttcttcttctttttcttcgtCTAGTGCTTGGTTTGTTTGACACATTATTTTCTGCGGCACACTGCTGACCTCCACACCCTGAGCTTATCTTTCGGTAAACAGCCGAGtatgtttgtttaaaattaaacactCAATGGCACTCGCTGCCGTCATTTTGCGAGAGCTGCTTAACGCACGGTTACGTAGGTACACTCTCTTTCTGACTTGTTCCTATGTCCCTAAATGGGACATCCCATTGAGAGTTGATGTgtgaaaactaaatgttttgtgagctgACCATCAGGTATATCCTGTGTAAAGATGGTGCTGATAAATTGAGACTTATGTCATTTTAGTCCATTCATATGTGAAAGGACTGTTTTTAAGGATTTTCCTTATACAGTCATGGGCGACAGAGATGCTAACCAGCTGAGTTGGTTTGTGCATCTGGTGAGGACACCTCTGAATCGCCTGCCTTTGGTGGTTTACCGGGCCGACACAGCCGGGAGGAGAATATTTATCCCGACTGACCCGGGATCTCTCAAGAGGAACTGGAAGGTGCTGCTAAGGAAAGGGACGTCTGGGATTCAAAAAGCCTTTTTCCTGCCTCGACCTGACCTCAGATATGCGCATGAAGGTGGATGGAAGGACATGCtgatatgatgtttttttttttaatcttaatttagTGTGTGAGCATGAAAATAATCAGTGTGATTCATCCCCTGGCCACGGTGGACGTCTGCTACCAAATGTCAAACCTGTCGATTTACCAATGAGGTTACAGGCGGGACTGGAGTAGAGGAGAGACATAAATAGGACACtagcatgacaaaaaaaaaaaaacatgtcaataaATGAGCAGTAGGTCTTCCTGaacttcagcaaaaaaaaaaaaaaaaaaaaaacactatcaCATCTATGTCATAATCTCTTCAGAAAATCGGAGGGGGCAGGACATACTGTAACAAGCCCTGAGGCCACCCACAAGATCACCGAGAGTCTTGACTGTTGACTATCGCTGCCACAACcccaaactgaaactgaattagTTATTTGTTCCATAGTGTGCCACTCCCTCCCTTCTACAAACAGTGACTCTGTATCTTTATATCCACAAAGACGGCCAGTGTTGAGCCCCCCCAGACTCTTTTGCTGTGCCACTCTTCCCCCCGtatctgctcttcttttttcgTCCTTCCTGACTCGTCTGtcctctccaccctctctctctctctctgtctctctgtctctcggtCAGATCAGACTGTCCTGAATTCCTCACATTCCAGCTGCGTATGTTAGAAATTCCATCCGGCTGCTGTGGGCCCGCACAGTCTCCCTCCGCTCCTTCTTTTCCgtccctcttttccttttcGCCCATCCCCTCCTCTCCGTCTGCTCGTCTGCATCTGATCAGCGCTGGACGAGGCTCCGCTGTCAGGTTGACCCTCGCCTCGCCTACCGCCACCGtccaccctcccccctcccctgtCCCTGTCTTTCCGTCGGCCTCATCGGAGACAGGGAGGCAGACGGAGCCACATGACAGGCCGCGTGGAGGACCTTGAGACGGGCTTTTATACACAGGGCCCGgcggtgtaaaaaaaaaaaagagataacgCGCGGCCTTATACGCAAAAGAGCGAGCTTATCGAGGAGCATTCTCCGACTCAGGATgataagaaagaggaaagacacaGGCACACAAGTGAACCATGTACAAACCAAGGAACTGGTATTTCAGATTTCTCTATAGAGCCTTAGCTACAAGTGCAAGCACGCAGTTTGAATTGGCCTAGCGAGCTCTGAATTGTGCacgacaggaaataaaaaatgcaaccGTGTGACGTGAGCAGCCAGAAGCAGGACTGGAAGGTGAAGACCAGGgaagaggaaacaaataaaagggTTTAAGGTACAGATCCCCCCCCCAGTCCGGGGGCCAGTCTCGCCGGGCTTTTTCATTTGACCTTTCCGTGCCAAGGGTCGCGTTATTGTGCGACAACACCACACGACGTGACGAGACGCCTCAgccgtcagtcagtcagactttGGCTTCGCACCAAACAGCCGTCACAAACGACACCGCTGCTACAGCGCTGCCAATGGAAACGCGCGGTAATTTAACGTCTCCGCTTGCACACATCACTTCAGGTACATTCTTCTGCCGTGGGTGTGGCCCAGTTGGAGAGAGTTTACTGCCCCAGATTGTAGTCTGTAATATAGACCGATCATTTTAGACTGGGAACGGGGACAAAGACAGGGAAAGGGCGGTGGCTTTGGCAGCCGCGATCACAGCGCGGAGAGCCCTCTTCTTGCGCTCGCCGGACTTTTAAAGGCTGCCTGACTTTAACCCCTGAGAGCGCAGGGTGCAGGTTTGTGTCATTCGCTCAGAGGGAAAAAAGCTGAATTCGTGACACTGCCGGGATATGATAATGTGCAGTATGAGGCCTGTAAGCCCCATCCTCAGGCGGTCTGTGACATTTACTTTGAAAGAACCaacccctcctccacctcctcctcctcctcctcctcctcctcctcctcctagaTGAACCTACATAACACATCCCTTCTTGCCCCATCTTCCCTTGACAAGGCACGCAATAGGAATGATGGGTGTAACCCAAGTTGAGCAAGATGGCCTCACTTCTGCAAATGAAGGCAGTAAAACAGCACTGGACGCGGAGCAGGCACAACATGCAGATGAGGGGAGCTGCTTTTTAACTTACATCCTGTCACTGCCATGTGATCCTACCGGACAGGGCGGCTTATGTCACACACTCAGGGTTGCAATGGCACAAATGCAGCTCGTGACACAGTCTATTGCGCATTCCTACCGGCACACTGAACTCTGGCTGTACAATTATGTAAGACAGGCTCCATCGATGTAACGTACACTACAGTGAGCTTCTCCCTTCACAATTTCCCCCCCTGCTCATACGTGAACACACTTCGCTTTTAGGATGTTTACAGAGGAGTGAAATGCTCTAAAGGACTGCATGTATATGTATACGATGGAGAGCCAGAAGCCGGGCCCTGAATACTTTGTCCCGTCGCCGGGTTTAAGAATGTTTTACTGGTTCTGACAAACATCCAGAGTAATATATCTGTGTTTATAAACTTTCATTTGAAGGATCTTCAATCTCTGCCAAATGATGACTGCTGGTGCATTTCTGAGAAATGACTCGGCCTCAGTTATCGTCCCGATTTTCACCTATCCCCTACTTGAGCACAGGCTTTTTCCTTGGCCTGTTATGAACtcagcaaatttttttttttaagaggctTTGAATGCTGACACTTTCTGGCAAGTTTGGATTATATAAATGCAGACCTCGACTTGCTGCTATGGCGTACAAATCCAACATGTGACAGGAGGAACAACGTTAATTTTCCTGCTCCTCTCAGACGTGTCATGACATattacagatttaaaaacacagatagGATGCTGCCCACGTCAGTGCGGTCTCCTCTGTATTGATTTAGACATTACCCTGATTTCAAACACGTTTTAGGCACATCTTTAGCTGCTATCAGCCTTTTTGTAATAAATAGAGTACAGATACGTCAAGCAGGACTTTTAAAAACGCATGTCAATCATCCTTATGTCATTTAAATGcttgttatttatgttatttccCCCCCTCCATAAGGATCCATAAATCCTGTGAGCTTTCCTGTGCCAGTGGgcctggacacagagacaggccTTCAGCCAGAACTCCTATAACATCTGATCTATATCCTCGACGCCAGAAATGTTCCCAAACCTGTCACTgggaaaactaaataaaaacacgcaGGAAGCGAATTTTACTCAACTAAAGTCCCGTAAAAGGACCGTTTCCCAGTTGTCATTTCCTCGCAAACTGGGTCATCGAGCCGCCCCAGGCTACACCACGCTGACAGAAACGAGATATTTTAGCCAGAAGAGACACACACGGACAGACATCGCCGACACTTTAGTAATGCGCCCCACCTTGACCACCGGCCGGGTCGCTCCTGGCCGCTCCGACCTCCGTCTGAACGGTCCGGCGGAGTTCAGCCTGCCTCGCCCACTTGATCGGCGGAGTCCTCCGCTTGGGTGTGTCGCTGTCTGTGGATTTGTTTCGCGTCCACGGCATGAAACAGCATccgcgtgtgtgcgcgtctgtgtgtgtggagcctCTAGTTTTTAacaacgcagcagcagcagcagcagaagaagaagacggcagAAGACGCAGGACTTCAGTCCCTTTTACACAACTCCtac from Mugil cephalus isolate CIBA_MC_2020 chromosome 15, CIBA_Mcephalus_1.1, whole genome shotgun sequence encodes:
- the LOC125021711 gene encoding trafficking regulator of GLUT4 1-like, which gives rise to MAINTDAAFGKSALGERETSNPTDFLDTEKLLSTATTEPSGESNVKPADSFSLNIRGSVRSLDSEQNGHRSPLKSGSVGQLPPPPKSLSRLSLGPLPSPVPPGSEPPSYLWLAVLSCFCPAPPFNICALWYANVSKSVLQTGDIEGARKYGRLTMVLSTLAILLGVAVIIFLVVTLEVQSKN